Proteins found in one Lycium ferocissimum isolate CSIRO_LF1 chromosome 6, AGI_CSIRO_Lferr_CH_V1, whole genome shotgun sequence genomic segment:
- the LOC132059597 gene encoding low temperature-induced protein lt101.2, with protein MGSETFLEVILAIILPPVGVFLRYGCGVEFWICVLLTLLGYIPGIIYALYVLVG; from the exons atgggCTCTGAAACATTTCTTGAAGTAATCCTTGCTATCATCCTTCCTCCTGTTGGTGTGTTCCTCCGTTATGGCTGTGGT GTGGAGTTCTGGATTTGCGTGCTGCTGACACTTTTAGGATACATACCGGGCATTATTTACGCACTTTATGTGTTAGTTGGGTAG
- the LOC132059598 gene encoding uncharacterized protein LOC132059598 yields MDEQEGVSSVTSVSEPTVPEGDEALTENLGCEGQADEPYNEEDGEEIMVEVVGSDVFVDGICGDGGELGQEGSGKADTLDDHSDFQLRDAKDDGNTGNEVEGVVDVAGSSRDVAEAAGAQSFPEVPSVTASSVLEKVSFSVSEADVEVNVVRSTESADLTSVDVAGSSRNISETSGTEIIPEVPSVTACSVVEKVNFGVSEEDVDGNVVRSTESAARADLTSVDVAGSSGVVSETVENEAVPMLPSETAERVREEEAEGNVVRSTVSVEMSAAPAELTPQRVGLSDDGVWNPGIERPIGSTPFVPQDSSNLEMEEASNLRLDSSEKDESSVREIAGQASEEDTSSHARGQISDHPAEGAVSLDCGMVEKIHSEVETMEANAHDQERDAVGNKDENSHQDSGIVQKAHSEVETMETDAHDQERDAGGDKDENLHQDSGVVQKAQSEFETMETDVRDQERDELGNKDEDSHQDSGVVQKAHSEVETMETNVYDQQSDDLCNKDENSHRETVVLGNEDENSHPDIEPMETDVYVNNNSNTVVEPPETINHDDQIINTCHQVPAVHDNLGVDVSVSQDSASNCADDMISLKPNSQIPEDKGGDIKVVSVEHTPVAHDQSLGINGDDVPLHPGKQEHGLEENLAAENGLIGSSCEKANHAEVQEFEVDNMHEDKNVLALCTQAETSHMETQTGNHKEATLEGSEISSCKVPIPSDNGSLGGSDELPDVQPKVVDGVSEVTHDDFPLPLQASAHDTGNLEEMEVEGVRHETTGTLTFTANEESLNIVEVDARLENDTRTEPLETSYEPACRNDGASVEMDKDGNALLGTTTTSVSCTVSLETIVSTREMNTADETNRVTHLLPEGLDSDMSLQHVENESLLLFDNYAGNEGDPQVSAVSCNDDVMTEVPEGTSLACQDTSKTSESDTVDGKSPLLLKDDDLKVEAEHNVEAKDTALGEDPAQGHDLAHDTKKSTVTGMHSNITEESESSVNQGGVLEHVEMDHDAGNATTAGTLLNEEKNSNVEGAIKSEAAINSDADVPPPVGDQIVEDQDPFEANEGIDFDVHTPEMMVTDEHEKGEVEKLHPDTVQESSKQDKGTEEVASETSHTVIPNEKPVSLLKLHPGYLVPPENEGLYSISDLVWGKVRSHPWWPGQIFDPSDASEKAIKYYKRDCFLVAYFGDRTFAWNEASVLRPFYSHFSQIEKQNNSETFQNAISSALEEVSRRVELGLACSCTPEDSYDEISCQIVENAGIRESKRYGLDKSTGVTSFGPDKLMHYLKALALSPTCRADRLDLTIARAQLVAFCNFKGYRPPPEFLLSGELLENDADVPSAIDDNGLASEDSEQHHTSKASVHKRKHSSKDSSQHKMKERSLSELMDNEECEYSPDAEDDSDGKTLMSSKKRKAVDSRTDGSNKKTSVYAAKVSTTAPKPSFRIGECIQRVASQLTRPASLVKCNSDQSGADVQLQDSPKGKVVIPTELPSPNELLSQLQLVAWAPLKGYRFLKTITTFFSGFRNSVAALQKKLNSSAGRPGGRKKRASQTVAGFAEEFEFDDVNDSYWTDRIVQNYGEEQPLQNSQSGGGGEHQLTVNDPEKSNKPGRRSYTRKRKPSTDIEMTPGVPPEDIEKRKHEPAELILIFAEGGPLPSEMNLNKMFRRFGPLKELETEVNQESSRARVVFKRGSDAEVAHSSVGTFNVFGSRQVTYELSYTPVISFKPMLLTITPDMEGAI; encoded by the coding sequence ATGGATGAGCAAGAAGGGGTAAGTTCAGTCACTAGTGTTTCAGAACCTACTGTGCCTGAAGGTGATGAAGCCCTTACCGAAAATTTGGGATGTGAGGGACAAGCTGATGAGCCTTATAATGAGGAAGATGGTGAAGAGATAATGGTAGAGGTAGTAGGTTCTGATGTGTTTGTTGATGGGATTTGTGGTGATGGTGGTGAACTGGGGCAAGAGGGATCGGGAAAAGCAGACACTTTGGATGATCATAGTGATTTTCAATTAAGGGATGCTAAGGATGATGGGAATACTGGAAACGAGGTTGAAGGTGTCGTTGATGTTGCAGGGTCATCCAGGGATGTTGCCGAGGCAGCTGGTGCACAGAGTTTTCCCGAGGTGCCAAGTGTAACAGCGAGTTCTGTTTTAGAGAAAGTCAGCTTCAGTGTTAGTGAGGCGGATGTTGAGGTTAATGTTGTCAGGAGCACTGAATCTGCTGATTTGACTTCAGTTGATGTTGCAGGGTCATCCAGGAATATTTCTGAGACATCTGGCACTGAGATTATTCCCGAGGTGCCAAGTGTAACAGCCTGTTCCGTTGTAGAGAAAGTCAACTTCGGTGTTAGCGAGGAGGATGTTGATGGTAATGTTGTCAGGAGCACTGAATCTGCTGCGCGTGCTGATTTGACTTCAGTTGATGTTGCAGGGTCATCCGGGGTTGTTTCTGAGACAGTGGAAAATGAGGCTGTTCCCATGTTGCCGAGTGAAACAGCTGAGAGAGTTAGAGAGGAGGAGGCTGAGGGGAATGTTGTTAGGAGCACTGTATCTGTTGAAATGAGTGCTGCACCTGCTGAATTGACACCGCAAAGAGTGGGTCTTTCTGATGATGGGGTGTGGAATCCTGGAATTGAGCGGCCGATTGGATCTACTCCATTTGTGCCACAAGACAGTTCGAATCTCGAAATGGAAGAGGCTAGCAATCTGAGATTGGATTCTTctgaaaaagatgaaagttcAGTCAGAGAGATAGCTGGCCAGGCTAGTGAGGAAGATACTTCTAGTCATGCAAGGGGTCAGATATCAGATCATCCAGCTGAAGGAGCTGTGTCACTGGATTGTGGCATGGTAGAAAAAATACATTCAGAAGTTGAAACCATGGAAGCCAATGCCCATGATCAGGAGAGAGATGCTGTGGGGAACAAGGATGAAAATTCACATCAGGATAGTGGAATAGTACAAAAAGCACACTCAGAAGTTGAAACCATGGAAACTGATGCCCATGATCAGGAGAGAGATGCTGGTGGGGACAAGGATGAAAATTTACATCAGGATAGTGGAGTAGTACAAAAAGCACAGTCAGAATTTGAAACCATGGAAACTGATGTCCGTGATCAGGAGAGAGATGAATTGGGAAACAAGGATGAGGATTCACATCAGGACAGTGGGGTGGTACAGAAAGCACATTCAGAAGTTGAAACCATGGAAACCAATGTCTATGATCAGCAGAGTGATGACTTGTGCAACAAGGATGAGAATTCACATCGAGAGACAGTTGTCTTGGGCAACGAGGATGAGAATTCACATCCTGACATTGAACCCATGGAAACTGATGTTTATGTGAATAACAATTCAAATACAGTGGTTGAACCCCCGGAGACAATTAACCATGatgatcaaataattaacacgTGCCATCAGGTTCCTGCAGTTCATGATAATCTGGGTGTAGATGTATCAGTGTCTCAAGATTCTGCTAGCAATTGTGCTGATGACATGATTTCTTTGAAACCAAACAGTCAAATCCCTGAAGATAAGGGAGGAGATATTAAGGTAGTTAGTGTTGAGCATACCCCAGTTGCACATGATCAATCCTTAGGCATCAATGGTGATGATGTGCCATTGCACCCTGGGAAGCAAGAACATGGATTGGAGGAAAATTTGGCAGCAGAGAATGGGCTTATTGGTTCTTCTTGTGAAAAAGCAAACCATGCCGAGGTTCAGGAATTTGAGGTTGATAACATGCATGAAGATAAAAATGTTCTTGCTTTATGTACTCAGGCAGAAACTTCTCATATGGAAACCCAAACTGGCAATCATAAAGAGGCAACTTTGGAGGGTAGTGAGATCTCAAGTTGTAAAGTTCCAATACCCAGTGATAATGGGAGCTTAGGTGGTTCAGACGAGTTGCCAGATGTGCAGCCTAAGGTAGTGGATGGAGTTAGTGAAGTTACTCATGATGACTTCCCACTTCCTTTACAGGCTAGTGCTCATGATACAGGAAACCTTGAGGAGATGGAAGTCGAGGGGGTTCGTCACGAGACAACTGGCACATTGACTTTTACCGCGAATGAGGAAAGTCTGAATATAGTGGAGGTTGATGCCAGGTTGGAAAATGATACAAGAACAGAACCCCTGGAAACCTCTTATGAACCAGCTTGCAGAAATGATGGAGCTAGTGTTGAAATGGACAAGGACGGGAATGCCCTGCTTGGAACTACCACAACAAGCGTAAGTTGCACCGTGTCTCTTGAGACTATTGTTAGCACAAGAGAGATGAACACTGCGGATGAAACAAACAGAGTAACACACTTGCTGCCAGAAGGTTTGGATAGCGACATGTCACTGCAGCATGTTGAGAACGAGAGCTTATTGCTTTTTGATAACTATGCTGGAAACGAAGGCGATCCCCAGGTGAGTGCAGTGTCATGTAATGATGATGTCATGACTGAAGTTCCAGAAGGAACCTCATTAGCATGTCAGGACACTTCCAAAACCTCAGAGTCTGATACTGTTGATGGTAAGTCGCCTCTTTTATTAAAAGACGACGACTTAAAGGTCGAGGCTGAACACAATGTGGAGGCTAAAGACACTGCTCTTGGAGAAGATCCTGCTCAAGGTCATGATCTGGCTCATGATACAAAAAAAAGTACTGTTACAGGAATGCATTCAAATATTACTGAAGAATCTGAATCCTCTGTGAATCAAGGTGGTGTATTGGAGCATGTCGAGATGGATCATGATGCCGGTAATGCAACAACTGCTGGTACACtattaaatgaagaaaaaaactCTAATGTAGAGGGTGCTATAAAATCTGAGGCTGCAATAAATTCTGATGCTGATGTCCCTCCTCCAGTTGGAGATCAAATTGTAGAGGACCAGGACCCTTTTGAGGCAAATGAGGGTATTGATTTCGATGTGCATACTCCAGAAATGATGGTTACAGATGAGCATGAGAAAGGCGAAGTTGAGAAGCTGCATCCTGATACTGTGCAGGAATCTTCAAAGCAAGACAAAGGAACTGAAGAAGTTGCGTCCGAGACTAGCCACACTGTGATACCGAATGAGAAGCCTGTGAGCTTGTTGAAGTTGCATCCTGGTTATCTTGTTCCACCAGAAAATGAGGGCTTGTACTCTATATCTGATTTAGTCTGGGGAAAAGTTAGAAGCCATCCATGGTGGCCTGGACAGATATTTGATCCTTCCGATGCTTCAGAAAAGGCCATCAAGTACTACAAGAGAGATTGCTTTTTGGTAGCTTATTTTGGAGATCGTACTTTTGCTTGGAATGAAGCATCTGTGTTGAGGCCATTTTATTCTCATTTCTCCCAGATTGAGAAGCAAAATAATTCAGAAACATTTCAAAATGCTATAAGCTCTGCTTTAGAAGAGGTTTCAAGACGCGTTGAACTTGGCCTTGCTTGCTCATGCACACCTGAAGACTCCTATGACGAGATTTCATGTCAGATTGTGGAGAATGCTGGGATTCGTGAAAGTAAAAGATATGGATTGGACAAATCAACTGGAGTCACTTCGTTTGGACCTGATAAGCTCATGCACTATTTGAAAGCGTTAGCCCTGTCACCAACTTGTCGGGCTGATAGGTTGGATCTCACTATTGCTCGAGCTCAGCTAGTGGCCTTTTGTAACTTCAAAGGATATCGTCCACCGCCAGAATTCTTGTTAAGTGGAGAATTACTAGAAAATGACGCCGACGTTCCCAGTGCAATTGACGATAATGGTCTTGCTTCGGAAGACAGTGAGCAACATCACACCAGTAAAGCCTCTGTTCACAAACGTAAGCACAGTTCAAAAGATAGCTCACAGCATAAAATGAAAGAGCGGAGCTTGTCAGAGCTGATGGACAATGAGGAGTGTGAGTATTCTCCGGATGCTGAAGATGATTCAGATGGAAAAACACTCATGTCCAGCAAAAAGAGGAAGGCTGTTGATTCTCGTACTGATGGATCGAACAAGAAAACAAGTGTTTATGCTGCTAAAGTGTCAACCACTGCGCCTAAGCCGTCCTTCCGTATTGGTGAATGCATTCAAAGAGTGGCAAGCCAATTAACTCGTCCAGCCTCACTTGTGAAATGCAACAGTGATCAAAGTGGGGCCGATGTTCAATTACAGGACTCTCCAAAGGGAAAAGTTGTGATTCCAACTGAATTACCTTCTCCAAATGAGTTGCTCTCACAACTTCAGTTGGTGGCATGGGCTCCGTTGAAAGGCTACCGCTTCTTAAAAACCATCACTACTTTCTTTTCAGGTTTTAGAAATTCAGTTGCTGCGCTCCAGAAGAAGCTGAATTCATCGGCGGGAAGACCTGGTGGTCGAAAGAAAAGAGCTTCACAAACTGTAGCTGGTTTTGCTGAAGAATTTGAGTTCGATGATGTAAATGATTCTTATTGGACAGACAGGATTGTACAAAACTATGGGGAGGAGCAGCCATTGCAGAATAGTCAAAGTGGGGGAGGAGGGGAACATCAGCTTACGGTCAATGATCCAGAGAAATCCAATAAACCGGGTCGTAGATCATACactagaaaaagaaaacccaGTACCGATATTGAAATGACACCAGGTGTTCCTCCCGAGGACATTGAGAAGAGGAAGCATGAACCTGCAGaactcattttaatttttgctGAGGGTGGTCCTCTTCCATCTGAAATGAACCTTAATAAAATGTTTAGGCGGTTTGGACCATTGAAGGAATTAGAAACTGAAGTTAATCAAGAGTCTTCTCGGGctagggtggtctttaaaagGGGTTCTGATGCAGAGGTTGCTCATAGTAGTGTAGGAACGTTCAACGTCTTTGGATCACGGCAAGTGACTTATGAGCTCAGCTACACACCAGTTATCTCATTTAAGCCCATGCTCCTTACTATTACACCAGACATGGAGGGAGCTATTTGA